From Thermodesulfobacteriota bacterium:
CCACAGGCGGAAGGCCCTTGGTCAGTGCATAGGCAATAGTCCCTACCATCCAATCCGGATGGGGAGGACAACCAGGGACATTAACCACCGGCGTTTTTATCCCGTTCTCCTCGAAGATAGCGGTGACCGGTTTTGCTCCGGTGGGATTGGGTTTGGCCGCCGGGATACCGCCAAAAGAGGCGCAGGTGCCAAAGGCCAGGGTTGCCGCGGCCTTTTTACCCATATCAATGGTAGCATCTAACATAGTAATCTCATGTCCTCGACGTTCGCCAACCATACAGAACCGTCCGTCTTCCTTGGTGGGTATAGAACCCTCGACTACCAGATAAAACTTTCCGGCATAATCCTCTGCCACTTTATACATCTTCTCCATGGCCGGTTCACCTTGGGCAGCCATTACTGTGGAATGAAATTTTAAACTGATTATCTTGAGCAGGACGGTGGCAATATCTGGTTCGACGGAATTGAGGAGGGAGACAGAGCATCCGGTACAACCTGAGCCCTGAAGCCATATCACCGGAGGATTACCTGCCAGGGCCTTTTCCAGGGCCTGCGCCACATTCGGGATACCTAGATTGGAAAGCCCGCATGCTGCGGCGGTACCCCCGCAT
This genomic window contains:
- a CDS encoding hydrogenase small subunit; translation: MKITRRNFLKVCGGTAAACGLSNLGIPNVAQALEKALAGNPPVIWLQGSGCTGCSVSLLNSVEPDIATVLLKIISLKFHSTVMAAQGEPAMEKMYKVAEDYAGKFYLVVEGSIPTKEDGRFCMVGERRGHEITMLDATIDMGKKAAATLAFGTCASFGGIPAAKPNPTGAKPVTAIFEENGIKTPVVNVPGCPPHPDWMVGTIAYALTKGLPPVDEYRRPTLFFGNTIHDNCPYRKYYEEGKFARSYGEEGCRLKLGCKGMETYADCWQRQWNNKVNWCVRNAICIGCVQPNFWDEMAPLYEQTTG